Proteins encoded by one window of Misgurnus anguillicaudatus chromosome 4, ASM2758022v2, whole genome shotgun sequence:
- the ep300a gene encoding histone acetyltransferase p300 isoform X3, with translation MAENVLDSGPPLAKRPKLSSPALSASASDGNDFGSLFDLEHDLPDELINSSELSLANGGDLSQLHTSLSSGVGAIGGVSSSGQDAAAKHKQLSDLLRHGSTPGAQQQGQMGSPSAATMGLFGNMKASPGAQGMGTHGQQHLSPQQASLMQQQQQQQMAGMMGNMNRNMLGPQKGNGQQQAGGPSPQQQNMLAGQMLNGSPRMGHHNPGMGSNSNLLAEALQQQQTTSGQGGLRAQQPGAMNKMGMNVSPGPYGGPYGQSASQGLGVAGLAPQLQNKPGLPNSPAQFNLDKKPQPMQGIPGMTSQPSPTGPPGGAGVAGMMPNPQGTLGPGSAASSVTAAAVGGVPPAADPEKRKLIQQQLVLLLHAHKCQRREQANGEVRQCNLPHCRTMKNVLNHMTHCQAGKSCQVAHCASSRQIISHWKNCTRHDCPVCLPLKNAGDKRNQQTLLASAGVGLSTALGNVTGGPPSAPSLNTPGQIDPSSIERAYAALGLTYQGNQASPSPGQQTSRTLNTMGPNPIGVNGAVGGQSQSQHSSLLQDAMLHLSSQSMMNDSTLGSMPVANPAAGAGMRKNWHEDITQDLRNHLVHKLVQAIFPTPDPAALKDRRMDNLVAYARKVEGDMYESANSRAEYYHLLAEKIYKIQKELEEKRRTRLQKQGVMPTQSGMPPTGLQQGPAGMGQAGMPTGLPPNGSLSDPSIVRPPGPNQMMNRMPNATGMNPFNHMGMQSMSQRSTPPLPLSTPLNQVSTGRMPQPNAAQMQSQYMPSGQFPGSSPHGPGSVEMAHPGNDGGITQQGQMGSLSSLPVGSPLAQPGSAGGAGSGPSVGSMGPNNIGGLHPPSTPSQSMNLPHCQPYYQNSPSPGPSRTPTPRLMSPSGRLGSQTPQPHTPSLPQPATTGSQQQLPSSPSSDNVMQQALGGASPTVSHCGHPASNASQHPRTPMSQKGSLALDGKAATPASVSSTDASFQQGPSDPTTSLEPKLKEEEDDEEAMLGGRTGKQEDIKTEEKPVIKKEEPLSEDCKGMPMESSSAPTGEDKKPEVKIEPKVEEDGSGPTLTHSSPSGVTKKKNDALLRENKQPHHSISPKCVFKPEELRQALMPTLESLYRQDPESLPFRQPVDPSLLGIPDYFDIVKNPMDLSTIKRKLDTGQYQEPWQYVDDIWLMFNNAWLYNRKTSRVYKYCSKLAEVFEQEIDPVMQSLGYCCGKKLEFSPQTLCCYGKQLCTIPRDAAYFSYQNSSPKYGLLADRYHFCEKCFNEIQGESVSLGDDPSQPQTSINKDQFEKKKNDMLDPELFVECIDCGRKMHQICVLHNDTIWPSGFVCDCCLKKSNKTRKENKYAAKRLPQTKLGNYLEGRVNDFLKRHNHPEAGDVTIRVVHVSDKVVEVKPGMKSRFVDSGEMAESFPYRTKVLFAFEEVDGVDVCFFGMHVQEYGSDCPPPNQRRVYISYLDSVHFFQPRCLRTGVYHEILIGYLEYAKKQGFTTGHIWACPPSEGDDYIFHCHPADQKIPKPKRLQEWYKKMLDKAVTDRIVHDYKDIFKQATEDRLTSAKELPYFEGDFWPNVLEESIKELEQEEEERKREENSTSNESVDTTKGDSKNAKKKNNKKTSKNKSSLSRANKKKPGMPNVSNDLSQKLYATMEKHKEVFFVIRLIAGPSCNALPPIVDPDPLMACDLMDGRDAFLTLARDKHLEFSSMRRSKWSTMCMLVELHNQSQDRFVYTCNECKHHVETRFHCTVCEDYDLCINCYHAKGHEHKMEKLGLGLDDESNSQAASSTQNPGDSRRLSIQRCIQSLVHACQCRNANCSLPSCQKMKRVVQHTKGCKRKTNGGCPICKQLIALCCYHAKHCQENKCPVPFCLNIKQKLRQQQLQHRLQQAQMVRRRMASMQRTGQQLPGGNGGLPSPGNNSTTAPSTPTPSTQPPTPQTPTPQCQPPLPQPGVGGVSSQQQQQLAGMPHQYQQMSGGGGMMNSPQQPLVPQQQQPTSVQQLQHASNLPPYAQRPPGSSPLSQSMGKPGTGPSGFPQQQQSNPGQPVMSQHQPSGPPPAAVEIAMRIQQMAESQRQMAQQKILQRNQGQGMMPQQSMHQGPQTQGQMGMNLPGAGMVGPQGMPAQAAVARSHIEQQQQGMITAGMPQQTGPQNQVPQVQLQQAQHGGLQAQQQQWSGPGMPAQQRPPGMMNQMGLQGMIAPQQQQQAVGQQQQGHSGVMGMMGQGQGGATPAATGNQSQATLQDLLNTLRSPSSPHQQQQVLNILRSNPQLMATFIRQRAPRYLSRGGPGAGPGAATGGPGGGPGVMDGQQMNVNPGTAQAGMHMAQGTGMPMNQLQQQQLQQQQQQLQQQQQLQQQQQLQQQQQLQQQQQQQLQQQQQLQQQQQLQQQQQLQQQQQLQQQQQLQQQQRPMMGGNLQQQQQIAALQHQQGVMSNQGSNMSNMPPQIREMMRRHLQQQHQQQQQQQQQQQQQQHQQQQQQQQQQHMGTQAQFQHPQPPQQLGYLGQSGMPLQQPGGLQQQQGGTQPGTQQNYSGSMSHQQVAAALQQRLQQHQKQNQQNAMAGMQGADGGPGGGGPLQQQHMQAAQVSSQPSAMLQQALQQRLLQQQQSHRGGGSPAQHNNPMSPQQPQQQMSQSPHLQGQQLPNSLSSQVRSPQPSPRPQSQPPNSSPSPRMQPQPSPHHISPQTQTGSPHPGHLPQHHTGMVAPPQQQQPSQQQQQVNTIDQGTFGADQSAMLSQLGGMGTLHGQGTNDMLANNQEMGTNISH, from the exons ATGGCCGAGAACGTTCTGGACTCTGGCCCGCCTTTAGCCAAGAGGCCTAAGCTATCCTCCCCGGCGCTCTCAGCTTCAGCCAGCGATGGAAACg ACTTCGGCTCACTTTTTGACCTGGAGCATGACCTCCCTGATGAGCTGATTAATTCCTCAGAGTTGAGTTTGGCAAATGGAGGGGACCTCAGTCAGCTGCACACCAGCTTGAGTTCTGGGGTCGGGGCCATCGGAGGAGTCTCGTCCAGTGGCCAGGATGCAGCAGCTAAGCACAAGCAGCTCTCAGACCTGCTCCGGCATGGATCCACACCGGGAGCGCAGCAGCAGGGGCAAATGGGCAGCCCTTCGGCAGCCACAATGGGTCTTTTTGGAAATATGAAGGCTTCTCCAGGTGCCCAGGGCATGGGCACACACGGTCAGCAACATCTTTCCCCTCAACAAGCCAGCCTaatgcagcagcaacagcagcagcagATGGCTGGGATGATGGGTAACATGAACAGGAATATGCTCGGACCTCAGAAAGGCAATGGACAGCAGCAGGCAGGAGGGCCCTCTCCCCAGCAGCAAAACATGCTGGCGGGGCAGATGTTGAACGGGTCGCCCAGAATGGGACATCATAACCCAGGCATGGGCAGCAACAGTAATCTATTAGCAGAGGCTCTTCAACAACAGCAGACCACAAGCGGCCAGGGTGGACTGAGGGCTCAGCAGCCTGGAGCAATGAACAAG ATGGGTATGAATGTAAGTCCAGGCCCCTATGGAGGCCCATATGGTCAGTCTGCCAGTCAGGGTCTTGGTGTTGCAGGGCTGGCCCCTCAGCTCCAGAACAAACCAGGTCTGCCTAACAGTCCGGCCCAGTTTAACCTTGATAAGAAACCTCAGCCTATGCAAGGCATACCTGGCATG ACATCTCAGCCTTCGCCGACTGGTCCTCCCGGGGGTGCAGGAGTGGCCGGCATGATGCCCAACCCCCAAGGAACTCTCGGGCCCGGTTCGGCAGCCTCGTCGGTGACCGCAGCAGCAGTGGGCGGTGTGCCTCCAGCGGCCGACCCCGAAAAGCGCAAACTCATACAGCAGCAGCTGGTGCTTCTGCTTCATGCCCACAAGTGCCAGCGCCGGGAGCAAGCCAACGGGGAAGTACGACAGTGCAACCTGCCCCATTGTCGCACCATGAAGAACGTCCTTAACCACATGACGCACTGCCAGGCTGGCAAGTCTTGCCAAG TGGCGCACTGTGCCTCATCCAGACAGATAATCTCTCACTGGAAGAACTGCACGCGGCATGACTGCCCCGTATGTCTGCCTTTGAAAAATGCAGGAGACAAGAGAAACCAG CAGACTCTCTTGGCATCTGCAGGTGTGGGATTAAGTACTGCTTTGGGTAACGTGACCGGTGGCCCACCCAGTGCCCCCAGTCTCAACACTCCTGGGCAGATTGACCCCAGCTCCATTGAGAGAGCTTATGCAGCTTTGGGCCTAACATACCAAGGAAACCAGGCATCGCCCTCGCCAGGTCAACAGACATCACGGACACTGAACACCATGG GACCGAATCCCATAGGAGTAAATGGGGCAGTGGGTGGTCAGTCTCAGAGTCAGCATTCGAGCCTCCTGCAGGATGCAATGCTACATTTGAGCTCTCAGAG TATGATGAATGACAGCACTTTGGGGTCTATGCCTGTGGCTAACCCAGCTGCCGGTGCTGGCATGAGGAAGAACTGGCACGAGGACATCACCCAAGATCTTCGCAACCACCTTGTGCACAAACT TGTCCAGGCCATTTTTCCCACTCCAGACCCAGCTGCACTAAAGGACAGACGTATGGATAATCTAGTGGCCTATGCACGTAAAGTGGAGGGAGATATGTATGAGTCTGCTAACAGCAGG GCGGAGTATTACCACCTGCTGGCGGAGAAGATCTATAAAATCCAGAAGGAACTAGAAGAAAAGCGAAGGACGCGGTTACAAAAGCAGGGCGTGATGCCCACTCAGTCTGGAATGCCTCCCACTGGCCTGCAGCAAGGCCCTGCTGGAATGGGTCAGGCAGGgatgcccacaggactgccacctA ATGGTTCTCTCTCAGATCCTTCTATTGTGCGGCCCCCAGGACCAAACCAGATGATGAACAGGATGCCGAATGCCACtg GGATGAATCCATTCAACCATATGGGAATGCAGTCCATGAGTCAGAGATCTACACCACCTCTTCCTCTCAGCACACCTCTTAACCAG GTGAGCACTGGGAGGATGCCACAGCCAAATGCTGCACAAATGCAAAGTCAGTACATGCCATCTGGACAGTTTCCGGGTTCCAGTCCTCACGGTCCTGGATCTGTTGAGATGGCACATCCAGGAAATGATGGTGGCATCACTCAA CAGGGGCAAATGGGTTCCTTGTCATCTCTGCCAGTTGGCAGTCCTTTAGCCCAGCCTGGGTCTGCCGGAGGGGCCGGCAGCGGGCCCTCGGTGGGCTCTATGGGTCCTAACAACATAGGTGGGCTCCATCCTCCATCCACACCGTCGCAGTCCATGAACCTTCCACACTGCCAACCATATTATCAGAATTCTCCCTCCCCGGGACCTAGCCGCACACCTACACCGCGCCTCATGTCTCCTTCAGGCCGGCTGGGCTCCCAGACACCCCAGCCTCATACCCCTAGCCTACCCCAGCCAGCCACGACTGGCAGTCAACAGCAGTTACCCTCGTCCCCCAGTTCTGACAATGTCATGCAGCAGGCATTAGGAGGAGCTTCACCGACTGTATCTCATTGTGGTCACCCTGCTTCAAATGCTAGCCAGCATCCACGCACTCCA ATGTCTCAAAAGGGTTCCTTAGCATTGGATGGCAAGGCTGCGACCCCTGCCTCTGTAAGCAGTACAGATGCCTCGTTTCAACAGGGCCCCTCTGACCCCACAACCAGCCTGGAGCCCAAACTAAAAGAGGAGGAGGACGATGAAGAAGCCATGCTGGGAGGAAGAACAGGAAAGCAGGAAGACATTAAAACCGAGGAAAAGCCTGTG ATAAAGAAAGAAGAGCCATTGAGTGAAGATTGTAAAGGTATGCCAATGGAGTCGTCATCTGCTCCAACTGGTGAGGATAAAAAGCCTGAGGTGAAGATTGAGCCTAAGGTTGAAGAGGACGGTTCAGGGCCTACACTTACCCACAGCTCACCTTCTGGAGTCACCAAAAAGAAAA ATGATGCGCTTTTGAGAGAAAATAAGCAGCCCCATCACTCTATTTCACCTAAATGTG TTTTCAAACCAGAGGAGCTGAGGCAGGCCCTGATGCCCACACTTGAGTCTCTTTACCGCCAGGACCCAGAGTCTCTACCCTTCCGCCAACCTGTGGATCCTTCATTGCTGGGAATTCCA GACTATTTTGACATAGTCAAGAATCCCATGGACTTGTCTACCATCAAACGGAAGCTCGACACTGGCCAGTATCAGGAGCCGTGGCAGTATGTGGATGACATCTGGCTCATGTTCAACAACGCTTGGCTCTACAACCGCAAGACGTCACGGGTCTATAAGTACTGCTCCAAGCTGGCTGAAGTTTTTGAGCAGGAGATCGACCCAGTCATGCAAAGCCTCGGCTACTGTTGTGGGAAAAAG CTTGAGTTTTCTCCTCAAACTCTGTGCTGCTATGGGAAGCAGCTGTGCACTATACCACGAGACGCTGCTTACTTTAGTTATCAGAACAG TTCACCAAAATATGGACTTCTCGCTGACAGGTACCACTTCTGCGAGAAGTGTTTCAATGAGATCCAGGGTGAGAGCGTGTCCTTGGGAGATGACCCCTCTCAACCTCAGAC ATCAATCAACAAGGATCAATTTGAGAAGAAGAAAAATGACATGCTTGACCCCGAGCt ATTTGTGGAATGTATTGATTGCGGTCGTAAGATGCATCAAATCTGTGTTTTGCACAATGACACTATCTGGCCATCAGG CTTTGTGTGTGACTGCTGTCTGAAGAAGTCTAACAAAACCagaaaagagaacaaatatGCTGCTAAAA GGCTTCCGCAGACCAAACTAGGCAACTACCTGGAAGGACGAGTTAATGATTTTCTGAAGCGCCACAATCACCCAGAGGCTGGTGATGTCACTATTCGTGTTGTTCATGTCTCAGACAAAGTGGTGGAAGTCAAACCAGGCATGAAGTCCAG GTTTGTGGATAGTGGAGAGATGGCAGAGTCTTTCCCATACAGAACTAAAGTTTTATTTGCGTTTGAGGAGGTTGACGGTGTTGATGTCTGTTTTTTTGGGATGCACGTACAAGAGTATGGCTCAGACTGTCCACCCCCTAATCAGAG ACGGGTTTACATATCCTACCTGGACAGTGTCCACTTCTTTCAGCCACGCTGTCTGAGAACAGGAGTGTACCATGAGATTCTTATAGGGTACCTGGAGTATGCCAAAAAACAGGG GTTTACCACGGGACACATCTGGGCCTGCCCTCCTAGTGAAGGAGATGATTACATTTTCCACTGTCATCCTGCAGACCAAAAAATACCCAAACCTAAGCGTCTGCAGGAGTGGTACAAGAAGATGCTGGATAAAGCTGTAACAGATCGTATTGTGCATGACTATAAG GACATCTTCAAACAGGCAACAGAGGATCGTCTCACCAGCGCCAAAGAACTGCCTTATTTTGAGGGTGATTTCTGGCCTAATGTGCTTGAGGAGAGTATCAAAGAATTGGAGCAGGAAGAGGAAGAAAGGAAGAGAGAGGAAAACAGCACGTCCAATGAGAGTGTTGAT ACAACGAAAGGTGATAGCAAAAACGCCAAGAAAAAGAACAATAAGAAGACAAGCAAGAACAAGAGCAGTTTAAGCCGAGCCAACAAAAAGAAGCCAGGGATGCCAAATGTGTCCAATGACCTTTCACAGAAACTGTATGCCACTATGGAAAAGCACAAAGAG GTGTTCTTTGTGATTCGGCTTATCGCTGGGCCCAGTTGCAATGCTCTTCCACCCATTGTTGATCCGGATCCTTTGATGGCTTGTGATTTGATGGATGGTCGTGATGCCTTCTTAACACTCGCACGGGACAAACACTTGGAGTTTTCTTCAATGCGACGTTCCAAATGGAGCACTATGTGCATGCTGGTGGAACTGCACAACCAAAGCCAGGATCGCTTTGTCTATACCTGCAATGAGTGCAAGCACCATGTCGAGACTCGCTTTCATTGCACTGTGTGTGAG GACTATGATCTCTGCATCAATTGCTACCATGCAAAAGGTCATGAGCACAAGATGGAGAAACTGGGTCTGGGGTTGGATGATGAAAGCAACAGCCAGGCTGCTTCCTCAACACAAAATCCTGGAGACTCACGTCGTCTTAGTATCCAGCGGTGCATCCAGTCCCTGGTGCATGCTTGCCAATGCCGCAATGCAAACTGCTCACTTCCATCATGCCAGAAAATGAAACGTGTGGTTCAGCATACCAAGGGCTGCAAGCGCAAAACCAATGGTGGTTGTCCTATCTGCAAGCAGCTCATTGCACTCTGTTGTTACCATGCAAAGCACTGCCAAGAGAACAAGTGCCCCGTGCCATTCTGCCTCAACATCAAGCAGAAACTGCGGCAACAGCAGCTACAGCACAGGTTACAGCAGGCCCAGATGGTGCGTAGAAGAATGGCCAGCATGCAGAGGACAGGTCAGCAACTTCCAGGAGGTAATGGTGGGTTGCCGTCTCCTGGGAACAATAGTACTACTGCTCCTAGCACTCCAACACCGAGCACTCAGCCTCCTACCCCACAGACGCCGACTCCGCAGTGCCAGCCTCCTCTGCCCCAGCCTGGGGTTGGAGGTGTTTCCTCACAGCAGCAACAGCAACTGGCAGGAATGCCCCATCAGTACCAACAAATGTCTGGAGGTGGTGGGATGATGAACTCCCCACAGCAGCCATTAGTACCACAGCAGCAACAGCCAACATCAGTTCAGCAGCTTCAGCATGCCAGCAACCTTCCTCCATATGCGCAGAGACCACCAGGCTCCTCTCCTCTTTCTCAGTCAATGGGAAAGCCGGGTACGGGGCCAAGTGGTTTCCCTCAACAACAACAGTCAAACCCAGGACAGCCTGTGATGTCACAACATCAGCCGTCTGGTCCCCCACCTGCTGCAGTTGAAATTGCCATGAGGATTCAGCAAATGGCTGAGAGCCAAAGGCAAATGGCTCAGCAAAAGATTCTGCAAAGAAACCAGGGACAGGGAATGATGCCTCaacaaagcatgcatcaggGTCCTCAAACTCAAGGTCAGATGGGCATGAACCTTCCAGGAGCTGGAATGGTTGGGCCTCAGGGAATGCCAGCGCAAGCAGCAGTGGCTCGCAGTCACATTGAACAGCAGCAGCAGGGAATGATTACAGCGGGCATGCCGCAGCAGACAGGACCTCAAAATCAGGTCCCTCAAGTGCAGCTGCAGCAGGCCCAGCATGGAGGACTTCAGGCGCAGCAGCAGCAGTGGTCAGGTCCTGGCATGCCTGCGCAGCAGAGACCTCCTGGTATGATGAACCAAATGGGTCTGCAAGGCATGATTGCACCCCAGCAACAGCAGCAAGCGGTTGGTCAGCAGCAGCAAGGCCATTCTGGTGTAATGGGTATGATGGGCCAAGGTCAAGGAGGGGCCACACCTGCTGCAACTGGAAACCAGTCTCAGGCTACCTTACAGGACCTCCTAAATACCTTAAGGTCACCTAGTTCACCCCATCAACAACAACAAGTCCTGAATATATTACGTTCAAATCCTCAGCTAATGGCAACCTTCATAAGGCAACGGGCTCCCAGGTACCTTAGTCGAGGTGGGCCTGGTGCAGGTCCTGGTGCGGCAACAGGAGGACCGGGTGGAGGTCCAGGGGTCATGGACGGCCAACAAATGAATGTAAATCCTGGGACAGCTCAAGCGGGTATGCATATGGCCCAGGGAACTGGCATGCCAATGAATCAGTTGCAGCAGCAGCAACTTCAGCAACAGCAGCAGCAACTTCAGCAGCAGCAGCAACTTCAGCAGCAGCAGCAACTTCAGCAGCAGCAGCAACTtcaacaacaacagcagcagcaaCTTCAACAGCAGCAGCAACTTCAACAGCAGCAGCAACTTCAACAGCAGCAGCAACTTCAACAGCAGCAGCAACTTCAACAGCAGCAGCAACTTCAACAGCAGCAGCGGCCAATGATGGGTGGCAATTTGCAGCAACAACAGCAGATTGCAGCTTTACAGCATCAACAAGGTGTTATGTCCAATCAGGGCAGCAACATGTCTAACATGCCCCCCCAGATCAGAGAGATGATGCGGAGGCATTTGCAACAGCAGCatcaacagcagcagcagcagcagcagcaacaacaacaacagcagcatcaacaacaacaacagcagcaacaacaacaacatatgGGAACTCAAGCTCAGTTTCAGCATCCTCAGCCACCCCAGCAACTAGGTTATCTTGGCCAGTCTGGAATGCCTCTACAACAGCCTGGTGGTCTTCAGCAGCAACAAGGAGGCACCCAACCTGGAACGCAGCAGAACTATTCTGGGTCTATGTCCCATCAGCAGGTCGCAGCAGCTCTTCAACAGAGATTGCAGCAGCATCAGAAACAAAATCAGCAGAATGCTATGGCAGGAATGCAGGGTGCTGATGGAGGTCCTGGAGGTGGTGGTCCTCTCCAGCAGCAGCACATGCAGGCAGCTCAAGTTAGTTCGCAACCCTCAGCCATGCTTCAGCAAGCTTTGCAGCAAAGGCTTCTCCAACAACAACAGTCACACCGAGGAGGAGGATCTCCTGCTCAGCACAACAATCCCATGAGCCCTCAGCAGCCACAGCAACAGATGTCCCAGTCGCCCCATTTGCAAGGCCAGCAATTGCCCAATTCCTTAAGCAGCCAAGTCCGCTCACCCCAGCCATCACCTCGGCCCCAGTCCCAGCCACCAAATTCAAGTCCATCTCCTCGAATGCAGCCCCAACCATCACCCCATCACATCTCTCCCCAGACCCAGACGGGGTCGCCTCACCCGGGTCATCTTCCTCAGCACCACACTGGCATGGTTGCACCACCACAACAGCAGCAGCCATCACAGCAGCAGCAACAGGTTAATACTATAGACCAAGGAACTTTTGGAGCAGACCAGAGTGCCATGCTTTCACAGCTTGGTGGAATGGGAACTTTGCACGGTCAGGGGACAAATGACATGCTGGCTAATAACCAAGAAATGGGGACAAACATAAGTCATTAA